Proteins from a genomic interval of Kitasatospora herbaricolor:
- a CDS encoding cytochrome P450: MSAVAGTSTGADSVRTDIDLADPRFWKLPPTARANAFAELRRLPGPVFFTERPATGKHPAKGFHALVRHADVVEASRNAGVFISGPGVTTPEPARWVRTLFGDSMVNLDDPRHAQLRRIISRAFTPRLLARAEDDIRRVAARLVDQVIEQRPADFVTSVAAELPFQVICNMMGIPEEPRRGILDQVNHASEHTGVDRPLRSRIRIPGRGLRALARMQGMVADLGRERRRRPADDLITALVTADVDGRHLTGRELGAFFSLLLVAGVETTRNALTHGLSLLTEHPGQRELLLSDLDRHLGGTVDEIIRHATPIIQFRRTLAADHELNGTRLAEGDKVVLFFGSANRDEAVFTDPDAFDITRSPNPHLGFGGGGPHYCLGAHLARQEMKVLLRELFTRLPDLRATGAPELIPSNFDNRVKSLPFAFGTPAA, encoded by the coding sequence ATGAGCGCAGTCGCGGGGACTTCCACCGGAGCGGATTCCGTCCGGACCGACATCGACCTCGCCGACCCCCGGTTCTGGAAACTCCCGCCCACCGCCCGGGCGAACGCCTTCGCCGAACTCCGCAGGCTCCCCGGCCCGGTCTTCTTCACCGAACGGCCCGCCACCGGCAAGCACCCCGCCAAGGGCTTCCACGCCCTGGTCCGGCACGCCGACGTGGTCGAGGCCAGCCGGAACGCCGGCGTCTTCATCAGCGGCCCCGGCGTCACCACCCCCGAACCCGCCCGCTGGGTCCGCACCCTGTTCGGCGACTCGATGGTCAACCTGGACGACCCCCGGCACGCCCAGCTCCGCCGGATCATCTCCCGGGCCTTCACCCCGCGCCTGCTCGCCCGCGCCGAGGACGACATCCGCCGGGTCGCGGCCCGGCTGGTCGACCAGGTGATCGAGCAGCGCCCTGCGGACTTCGTCACCTCCGTCGCCGCCGAGCTGCCGTTCCAGGTCATCTGCAACATGATGGGCATCCCCGAGGAGCCCCGCCGCGGCATCCTCGACCAGGTCAACCACGCCTCCGAGCACACCGGCGTCGACCGGCCGCTGCGCAGCCGGATCCGGATCCCCGGCCGAGGACTGCGCGCCCTGGCCCGGATGCAGGGCATGGTCGCCGACCTCGGCCGTGAGCGCCGCCGCCGTCCCGCCGACGACCTGATCACCGCCCTGGTCACCGCCGACGTCGACGGCCGCCACCTCACCGGCCGCGAACTCGGGGCCTTCTTCTCCCTGCTGCTGGTGGCCGGCGTCGAGACCACCCGCAACGCCCTCACCCACGGGCTCAGCCTGCTCACCGAGCACCCCGGCCAGCGCGAACTGCTGCTCTCCGACCTCGACCGGCACCTCGGCGGCACGGTCGACGAGATCATCCGGCACGCCACGCCGATCATCCAGTTCCGCCGCACCCTGGCCGCCGACCACGAGCTGAACGGCACCCGGCTCGCCGAGGGGGACAAGGTGGTGCTCTTCTTCGGCTCGGCCAACCGGGACGAGGCCGTCTTCACCGACCCGGACGCCTTCGACATCACCCGCTCGCCCAATCCGCACCTCGGCTTCGGCGGCGGCGGCCCGCACTACTGCCTCGGCGCCCACCTGGCCCGCCAGGAGATGAAGGTGCTGCTGCGCGAGCTGTTCACCCGGCTGCCCGACCTGCGGGCGACCGGCGCGCCCGAGCTGATCCCGTCCAACTTCGACAACCGGGTGAAGTCGCTGCCCTTCGCCTTCGGCACGCCGGCGGCCTGA
- a CDS encoding CoA transferase — MTTGPDSATAHAWTALGGDEALLERVAFHGPPGLPDDRLPVRELARATVAACSLAAAELTAARGGRAVPGVRVDEGAVATAFVSERHLRIDGRPATTFAPLSGFWRSADGWVRTHANYPHHRARLLATLGLPDGEDEAAVRKLAAALRELPGEQAQERAYAAGALVVAVAAPGPPAGHPLVGTVRVGEAAARPLADAPLPCTGIRVLDLTRVIAGPVAARTLALFGADVLRIDPPHLPESADAHADTGFGKRSTRLDLAAPADRAVFEDLLGTADVVLTGYRPGALDRLGLAPEALSERRPGLVVGQLDAWGRSGPWAGRRGFDSLVQAGTGIAAIEAGPDGSPGVLPAQALDHGTGYLLAAAVLRALTDRGASGGGRLLRLSLAGTADWLLHGIRRPAAAGGAAGPADPDPWLAERDSAIGRLRYALPPAGYEGGPADWSRPPGPWGTDAPVWA, encoded by the coding sequence ATGACAACGGGACCTGACAGCGCCACCGCCCACGCCTGGACCGCGCTCGGTGGCGACGAGGCACTGCTGGAGCGGGTCGCCTTCCACGGCCCGCCGGGCCTGCCGGACGACCGGCTGCCGGTGCGGGAGCTGGCGCGGGCCACGGTGGCGGCGTGCTCGCTCGCCGCGGCCGAACTCACCGCGGCCCGGGGCGGGCGGGCCGTGCCCGGCGTCCGGGTCGACGAGGGCGCGGTCGCCACCGCCTTCGTCAGCGAACGCCATCTGCGGATCGACGGCCGGCCGGCGACCACCTTCGCGCCGCTCTCGGGCTTCTGGCGGAGCGCCGACGGCTGGGTCCGCACCCATGCCAACTACCCGCACCACCGCGCCCGGCTGCTGGCCACCCTCGGCCTCCCGGACGGCGAGGACGAGGCCGCCGTCCGCAAGCTGGCGGCGGCCCTGCGCGAGCTGCCCGGCGAGCAGGCCCAGGAGCGGGCGTACGCGGCGGGCGCACTGGTCGTCGCGGTGGCGGCCCCGGGGCCGCCGGCCGGACACCCGCTGGTCGGGACCGTCCGCGTCGGCGAGGCCGCCGCCCGGCCGCTCGCCGACGCGCCGCTGCCCTGCACCGGGATCCGGGTCCTCGACCTCACCCGGGTGATCGCCGGCCCGGTCGCCGCCCGCACCCTGGCGCTGTTCGGTGCCGACGTGCTCCGGATCGACCCGCCGCACCTCCCGGAGTCCGCGGACGCGCACGCGGACACCGGCTTCGGCAAGCGCTCCACGCGCCTCGACCTGGCCGCCCCCGCCGACCGGGCCGTCTTCGAGGACCTGCTGGGCACGGCCGACGTCGTCCTCACCGGCTACCGCCCGGGCGCCCTGGACCGCCTGGGCCTCGCGCCCGAGGCCCTGTCGGAGCGGCGGCCCGGCCTGGTCGTCGGGCAGCTCGACGCCTGGGGCCGGAGCGGCCCGTGGGCCGGACGGCGCGGCTTCGACAGCCTGGTCCAGGCGGGCACCGGCATCGCCGCGATCGAGGCCGGCCCGGACGGCAGCCCCGGGGTGCTGCCCGCCCAGGCCCTGGACCACGGCACCGGCTACCTGCTGGCCGCCGCCGTCCTGCGTGCCCTGACCGACCGCGGCGCCTCGGGCGGCGGCCGTCTCCTGCGGCTCTCCCTGGCGGGCACTGCCGACTGGCTGCTGCACGGCATCCGGCGGCCCGCCGCCGCGGGGGGCGCCGCCGGGCCGGCCGACCCCGATCCGTGGCTCGCCGAACGGGACTCCGCGATCGGCCGGCTGCGGTACGCGCTGCCCCCGGCCGGGTACGAGGGCGGGCCCGCCGACTGGTCCCGCCCGCCGGGGCCCTGGGGCACCGACGCGCCGGTCTGGGCCTAA
- a CDS encoding alpha-ketoglutarate-dependent dioxygenase AlkB family protein yields the protein MAPGAVHVPGWLDLDRQRELVAACRGWAVGPVPIRHTRLPRGGVMSVQTVCIGWHWLPYRYTRIAEDVNGLPVAPFPGWMVELGRRALVEAYQDPAAGEDWTPDTALINFYQGEAKLGMHQDKDEKSAAPVVSLSIGDTCVFRFGNTENRTRPWTDVELASGDLFVFGGPSRFAYHGVPKVRPGTCDPASGLAAGRLNITMRVTGLSG from the coding sequence ATCGCCCCGGGCGCGGTCCACGTCCCGGGCTGGCTGGACCTCGACCGGCAGCGGGAGCTGGTCGCCGCCTGCCGGGGCTGGGCCGTCGGACCGGTGCCGATCCGGCACACCAGGCTGCCGCGCGGCGGCGTGATGTCGGTGCAGACGGTCTGCATCGGCTGGCACTGGCTGCCGTACCGCTACACCCGGATCGCGGAGGACGTGAACGGCCTTCCGGTGGCGCCCTTCCCCGGCTGGATGGTGGAACTGGGCCGCCGCGCGCTCGTCGAGGCCTACCAGGACCCGGCGGCCGGCGAGGACTGGACGCCCGACACCGCGCTGATCAACTTCTACCAGGGCGAGGCGAAGCTGGGGATGCACCAGGACAAGGACGAGAAGTCCGCCGCCCCGGTGGTCTCGCTGAGCATCGGGGACACCTGCGTCTTCCGGTTCGGCAACACCGAGAACCGCACCAGGCCCTGGACGGACGTCGAACTGGCCTCCGGCGACCTGTTCGTGTTCGGCGGCCCGTCCCGCTTCGCGTACCACGGCGTGCCGAAGGTGCGCCCGGGCACCTGCGACCCGGCCAGCGGCCTGGCCGCCGGGCGGCTCAACATCACCATGCGGGTCACCGGGCTCAGCGGCTGA
- a CDS encoding methylated-DNA--[protein]-cysteine S-methyltransferase, with the protein MTVHTTIDSPLGTLLLVGEESPTAVGGTALAAACVPGTGRAVTVRPDWRRDPAAFEVIADRFARYFDGELTRFDLECTVTGTDFQRRVWAALDAIPYGSTTTYGRLAAELGLPNGARAVGAANGANPLMIVRPCHRVIGADGSLTGYAGGTERKRQLLVLEGAAAALAGRPESVASS; encoded by the coding sequence ATGACTGTCCACACCACGATCGACAGCCCGCTGGGCACCCTGCTGCTGGTGGGAGAGGAGTCCCCGACCGCGGTCGGCGGCACCGCGCTGGCGGCCGCCTGCGTACCGGGGACCGGACGTGCCGTGACCGTCCGCCCCGACTGGCGGCGCGACCCGGCGGCGTTCGAGGTGATCGCCGACCGGTTCGCCCGGTACTTCGACGGCGAACTGACCCGGTTCGACCTGGAGTGCACGGTCACCGGCACCGACTTCCAGCGCCGGGTCTGGGCTGCCCTGGACGCCATCCCGTACGGGAGCACCACCACGTACGGCCGGCTGGCCGCCGAGCTGGGCCTGCCGAACGGTGCGCGGGCCGTGGGGGCCGCCAACGGGGCCAACCCGTTGATGATCGTCCGCCCGTGCCACCGGGTGATCGGCGCGGACGGCTCGCTGACCGGCTACGCGGGCGGGACGGAGCGCAAGCGACAGCTGCTCGTCCTGGAGGGCGCGGCGGCCGCCCTGGCCGGCCGACCGGAGTCCGTAGCATCCTCGTAG
- a CDS encoding NAD-binding protein, with protein MTHEGWGSPSVEPPQQHYIVCGGNALAHRLVLELVEQYDVPVVALVPDRTRDHAPRIEQIPGVAAVVEYTSLTDEALRAARVETARGIALVDGSDQDHIHAALSAQGHNPGIRIVLRMFNQRLGDNIERLLYNGTALSGSATAAPAFANAALARPNSVRVGDRFLYVAYDEDIDAGQVCVVADRIDRQDLGRLRLLPDLGGRSAEFVELARRFGDDGPVRPAGGPAGASEPGVDPEPAASDPAPESRPEPESGPAPEAGPEPEPAPAPEPVADPAAGVAALQSLPSEPSVRIPWFRRLRWRLLDTLRYVTSARLRLVLLTALAAVLFSFAVIWYLNRDFGWTLYLALLDLAGAAQPDQPGGGAGGTGGTWQRVAQVVITFCGITFAPVATAIMVEVLASGRRGPARNPGAGTRDHVVVVGLGNVGTRVAALVHELGVPVVCVERDPQARGVAAVRTLGIPVVVGDATLETQLRRARIHRARAVVAVTNDDAANLEAALEARAVRPGLRVVLRLFDDNFAHHVYATLDNAASRSVSYLSAPAFAAALMGREVLGTLSVFRHVLLIAELRADEGSGLVGMNQHDIEDPGGVRVIAVRPARRPREYLWNHPDRTRRLVPGDRVVVAATRSGLARLNTPVPGADRPGTR; from the coding sequence ATGACTCATGAAGGGTGGGGGAGCCCCTCGGTCGAGCCGCCGCAGCAGCACTACATCGTGTGCGGCGGCAACGCGCTGGCCCACCGGCTGGTCCTGGAGCTCGTCGAGCAGTACGACGTCCCGGTCGTGGCCCTCGTCCCCGACCGCACCCGGGACCACGCCCCGCGGATCGAACAGATCCCCGGTGTCGCGGCCGTCGTGGAGTACACCAGCCTCACCGACGAGGCACTGCGGGCGGCCCGGGTGGAGACCGCCCGCGGGATCGCGCTCGTCGACGGCAGCGACCAGGACCACATCCACGCGGCGCTCAGCGCCCAGGGCCACAACCCCGGTATCCGGATCGTGCTGCGGATGTTCAACCAGCGCCTCGGCGACAACATCGAGCGCCTGCTGTACAACGGCACCGCGCTCTCCGGCTCCGCCACCGCCGCCCCCGCCTTCGCCAACGCCGCGCTCGCCCGCCCCAACTCCGTCCGGGTCGGCGACCGCTTCCTGTACGTCGCCTACGACGAGGACATCGACGCCGGCCAGGTCTGCGTGGTCGCGGACCGGATCGACCGGCAGGACCTCGGCCGGCTGCGCCTGCTGCCCGACCTCGGCGGCCGGTCCGCCGAGTTCGTCGAACTGGCCCGGCGGTTCGGCGACGACGGCCCGGTCCGCCCCGCGGGCGGGCCGGCCGGGGCGTCGGAGCCCGGCGTGGACCCGGAGCCGGCGGCCTCGGATCCCGCCCCTGAATCACGACCCGAACCTGAATCAGGACCCGCCCCCGAAGCAGGACCCGAACCTGAACCCGCCCCCGCCCCCGAACCCGTCGCGGACCCCGCGGCCGGGGTGGCCGCCCTGCAGAGCCTGCCGAGTGAGCCGTCCGTCCGGATCCCGTGGTTCCGGCGGCTGCGCTGGCGGCTGCTCGACACCCTGCGCTACGTCACCAGCGCCCGGTTGAGGCTGGTCCTGCTCACCGCGCTGGCCGCCGTCCTCTTCTCCTTCGCGGTGATCTGGTACCTCAACCGCGACTTCGGCTGGACGCTCTACCTGGCCCTGCTGGACCTCGCCGGCGCCGCCCAGCCCGACCAGCCCGGAGGGGGCGCCGGCGGCACCGGGGGGACCTGGCAGCGGGTCGCGCAGGTCGTCATCACGTTCTGCGGCATCACCTTCGCCCCGGTGGCCACCGCGATCATGGTGGAGGTGCTCGCCTCCGGCCGCCGCGGCCCGGCCCGCAACCCCGGCGCCGGCACCCGCGACCACGTCGTGGTGGTGGGCCTCGGCAACGTGGGCACCCGGGTGGCGGCCCTGGTGCACGAACTCGGGGTCCCGGTGGTCTGCGTCGAACGCGACCCGCAGGCCCGGGGCGTCGCCGCCGTCCGCACCCTGGGGATCCCGGTGGTGGTCGGGGACGCCACCCTGGAGACCCAGCTGCGCCGGGCCCGGATCCACCGCGCCCGGGCGGTGGTCGCCGTCACCAACGACGACGCGGCCAACCTGGAGGCCGCCCTGGAGGCCCGCGCCGTCCGGCCGGGACTGCGGGTCGTGCTGCGGCTCTTCGACGACAACTTCGCCCACCACGTCTACGCGACCCTGGACAACGCGGCCTCGCGTTCGGTCTCCTACCTGTCCGCCCCGGCCTTCGCGGCCGCCCTGATGGGGCGTGAGGTGCTCGGCACCCTCTCGGTCTTCCGGCACGTCCTGCTGATCGCCGAACTGCGGGCCGACGAGGGCAGCGGGCTGGTCGGCATGAACCAGCACGACATCGAGGACCCGGGCGGGGTGCGGGTGATCGCCGTCCGGCCGGCCCGGCGTCCGCGGGAGTACCTCTGGAACCACCCCGACCGCACCCGGCGGCTGGTGCCGGGCGACCGGGTGGTGGTCGCCGCCACCCGGAGCGGCCTGGCCCGGCTCAACACCCCGGTGCCCGGAGCCGACCGGCCGGGCACCCGGTAG